A genome region from Baekduia alba includes the following:
- the dhaL gene encoding dihydroxyacetone kinase subunit DhaL, producing MSSVTAVVPQTVVAWLSGLAEDVAAQADHLTQLDAAIGDGDHGINMNRGMSAVVATLGEQDDDVAPGRLLIVAGKTLVSTVGGASGPLWGSFFRGAGRALGDAPELEGPELAEALAAGVKAVQDLGAAVPGDKTMVDALLPAVEALREALAGGASLADAARSAADAAAEGARGTVPLQARKGRASYLGERSVGHEDPGAASTVLVMTALARAVG from the coding sequence ATGTCGAGCGTGACCGCCGTAGTTCCGCAGACCGTCGTGGCGTGGTTGTCCGGCCTGGCCGAGGACGTCGCGGCGCAGGCCGACCACCTGACGCAGCTTGACGCGGCCATCGGCGACGGCGATCACGGCATCAACATGAACCGCGGGATGTCGGCGGTGGTCGCCACGCTCGGCGAGCAGGATGATGATGTCGCTCCCGGCCGGCTGCTGATCGTCGCCGGCAAGACGCTGGTCTCCACGGTGGGCGGCGCGAGCGGCCCGCTGTGGGGGTCGTTCTTCCGCGGCGCCGGCCGGGCCCTGGGCGACGCGCCGGAGCTGGAGGGCCCCGAGCTGGCCGAGGCGCTCGCCGCGGGCGTGAAGGCCGTGCAGGATCTCGGCGCCGCGGTGCCGGGGGACAAGACGATGGTCGACGCGCTGCTGCCGGCGGTCGAGGCGCTCCGGGAGGCGCTGGCCGGCGGCGCGTCGTTGGCCGATGCCGCGCGGTCGGCGGCCGACGCGGCGGCCGAGGGCGCGCGCGGGACCGTGCCGCTGCAGGCCCGCAAGGGGCGCGCGTCGTACCTGGGCGAGCGCTCCGTCGGCCACGAGGACCCGGGCGCCGCGTCCACCGTGCTCGTGATGACCGCCCTGGCCCGCGCGGTCGGATGA
- a CDS encoding NUDIX hydrolase: MTERASLTPRVVEAVEAQLRRRVSPRTLRLAYRAGYLALRPWWFVMRPRTIGMKIVVRCGDDVVLVRHTYARRHHWDIPGGFVRPGEDLDVTLRRELGEELGVVPTGSFQIAEVPSRNDYKRETIHVFAAEIAPGTTLVPSAAEIATVRWARHDELPSDTTVFARRMIARSYWELFR, from the coding sequence ATGACCGAGCGCGCCTCCCTCACCCCGCGCGTGGTCGAGGCCGTCGAGGCGCAGCTGCGCCGGCGCGTCTCACCGCGGACGCTCCGGCTGGCCTACCGCGCCGGCTACCTCGCGCTGCGTCCGTGGTGGTTCGTCATGCGGCCGCGGACGATCGGGATGAAGATCGTGGTCCGCTGCGGCGACGACGTCGTGCTTGTGCGCCACACCTACGCACGTCGTCACCACTGGGACATCCCCGGCGGGTTCGTCCGGCCAGGGGAGGACCTCGACGTCACGCTGCGCCGCGAGCTCGGCGAGGAGCTGGGCGTCGTCCCGACCGGGTCGTTCCAGATCGCCGAGGTGCCCTCGCGCAACGACTACAAGCGCGAGACGATCCACGTCTTCGCGGCCGAGATCGCGCCCGGGACGACGCTGGTCCCTTCGGCCGCCGAGATCGCGACCGTGCGGTGGGCCCGGCACGACGAGCTGCCGTCAGACACGACCGTGTTCGCGCGCCGGATGATCGCGCGCTCCTACTGGGAGCTCTTCCGCTAG
- a CDS encoding IclR family transcriptional regulator codes for MSETTGAPRAGGARRGTIQSVDRSARILKLLASGPRRLGVSEIADRLDLARPTVHGLLQTLQAHGFVEQDRDSDKYQLGAGLLHLGNSYLDLNELRGRSIVHAERLAQRAQAAVRVGVLHGPTVVVVHHVFRPDDQFQVLEVGAQLPAHASALGKAILAFGPAQAVDDLTADELPKLTRRTLTATALRKELEDVRERGIARERDEAVLGEASLAAPIFDHAGLAVGAIALVGETSKILPRAPTRELTTAVVDAARGVSRELGAPRWPAAGA; via the coding sequence GTGTCCGAGACGACGGGCGCGCCCCGCGCGGGCGGCGCGCGGCGCGGCACGATCCAGTCCGTCGACCGGTCGGCGCGCATCCTCAAGCTCCTGGCCTCCGGCCCGCGCCGGCTCGGCGTCAGCGAGATCGCCGACCGCCTCGACCTCGCGCGGCCGACGGTCCACGGCCTGCTCCAGACGCTCCAGGCGCACGGCTTCGTCGAGCAGGACCGCGACAGCGACAAGTACCAGCTCGGCGCCGGCCTGCTGCATCTCGGCAACTCCTACCTCGACCTCAACGAGCTGCGCGGCCGCTCGATCGTCCACGCCGAGCGCCTGGCCCAGCGCGCGCAGGCCGCGGTCCGCGTCGGCGTCCTGCACGGGCCGACCGTCGTGGTCGTCCACCACGTCTTCCGCCCCGACGACCAGTTCCAGGTGCTGGAGGTCGGCGCCCAGCTGCCCGCGCACGCCAGCGCGCTGGGCAAGGCGATCCTCGCCTTCGGCCCGGCCCAGGCCGTCGACGACCTCACCGCCGACGAGCTGCCCAAGCTCACGCGCCGGACGCTGACCGCGACCGCGCTGCGCAAGGAGCTCGAGGACGTGCGCGAGCGCGGGATCGCCCGCGAACGCGACGAGGCGGTCCTCGGCGAGGCCTCGCTGGCCGCGCCGATCTTCGATCACGCCGGCCTCGCCGTCGGCGCGATCGCGCTGGTGGGGGAGACCTCGAAGATCCTGCCGCGCGCGCCCACGCGAGAGCTGACGACGGCGGTGGTCGACGCGGCGCGCGGGGTGTCGCGGGAGCTGGGCGCGCCGCGCTGGCCGGCGGCGGGCGCCTAG
- the dhaM gene encoding dihydroxyacetone kinase phosphoryl donor subunit DhaM, with amino-acid sequence MVGIVVVSHSAELASGLSVLAAQMAGPDVAIEPAGGIAGGGLGTDAEAVSAAIERAGRDGDGVVVLGDLGSSILTVRALLEEQENGRVQLADAPIVEGAVTAAVTASAGADLATVLKAAEEARDARKL; translated from the coding sequence ATGGTCGGAATCGTGGTTGTATCGCACAGCGCGGAGCTCGCCTCCGGCCTGTCGGTCCTCGCCGCGCAGATGGCCGGGCCGGACGTGGCCATCGAGCCGGCCGGCGGCATCGCCGGCGGCGGCCTGGGCACCGACGCCGAGGCGGTCAGCGCGGCCATCGAGCGCGCCGGCCGCGACGGCGACGGCGTCGTGGTGCTCGGGGACCTCGGGTCCTCGATCCTCACCGTCCGCGCCCTGCTCGAGGAGCAGGAGAACGGCCGCGTCCAGCTCGCCGACGCCCCGATCGTCGAGGGCGCCGTGACCGCCGCGGTGACCGCGTCCGCCGGCGCCGACCTCGCCACCGTCCTGAAGGCCGCCGAGGAGGCGCGCGATGCCCGCAAGCTCTGA
- a CDS encoding MFS transporter → MDSSPATHTHSPPLSREARALLALLLLGQFLVVLDVSVVNVALPAMQDDLGLSSAGLQWVVNGYTIAYAGFLLLGGRLADVIGQRPAFVGGLGLFVAGSLIGGLAASSGVLLTGRIVQGLGAAVLSPATLTILLASFPEGPRRATAMGWWMAIGAAGGATGALVGGALTEWLSWRWVLLVNVPVGVATLVAALRILPDQAALNDRRPRLDVPGAALVTVGLGALVFGITQIEQHGWTSAQTLVPVAVAAVLLVAFVQTQRTAAEPLMPLSLLRLPGLAAANAVMLVSGGALFAIWFFLTLYMQQVLGYTPLQAGAAFLPHTLAIIGGTQVTTRWLGGRDPRVVIGASLALSAAGFVLLALADEGSGYLGGVAVPGVLVMFGAGVAFPPVIGAATAGVPAELHGLASGVLNTARMMGGALGLAVLATLASSRTAHVAGAGPADAHALVEGFQVAYLVGAATTLLAAALAWLLPSPQRIAQVHAQAQGATRVPATATGSS, encoded by the coding sequence ATGGACTCCTCCCCTGCTACGCACACGCACTCCCCTCCCCTGTCCCGCGAAGCCCGGGCGCTGCTCGCCCTCCTGCTGCTCGGCCAGTTCCTGGTCGTGCTCGACGTGTCGGTCGTCAACGTCGCGCTTCCCGCGATGCAGGACGACCTCGGCCTCAGCTCCGCCGGCCTCCAGTGGGTCGTCAACGGCTACACCATCGCCTACGCCGGCTTCCTGCTCCTCGGCGGCCGGCTGGCGGACGTCATCGGGCAGCGACCGGCGTTCGTCGGCGGCCTCGGCCTGTTCGTCGCCGGCAGCCTGATCGGCGGCCTCGCGGCGTCGTCGGGCGTCCTGCTCACCGGCCGGATCGTGCAGGGCCTCGGCGCCGCCGTCCTGTCGCCCGCGACGCTGACGATCCTGCTCGCCTCGTTCCCCGAAGGGCCGCGGCGCGCGACGGCGATGGGCTGGTGGATGGCGATCGGCGCCGCCGGCGGCGCGACCGGCGCCCTCGTCGGCGGCGCGCTGACCGAGTGGCTGTCCTGGCGCTGGGTGCTGCTCGTCAACGTCCCGGTCGGCGTCGCGACGCTCGTCGCCGCGCTCCGCATCCTCCCCGACCAGGCGGCGCTGAACGACCGCCGGCCGCGGCTCGACGTGCCCGGCGCGGCGCTCGTGACCGTCGGCCTCGGCGCGCTGGTCTTCGGCATCACCCAGATCGAGCAGCACGGCTGGACGTCGGCCCAGACGCTCGTCCCGGTCGCGGTCGCCGCGGTCCTGCTCGTCGCGTTCGTCCAGACCCAGCGCACCGCCGCCGAGCCGCTGATGCCGCTGTCGCTCCTGCGCCTGCCCGGCCTCGCCGCCGCCAACGCCGTGATGCTCGTCTCGGGCGGCGCGCTGTTCGCGATCTGGTTCTTCCTGACTTTGTACATGCAGCAGGTGCTCGGCTACACGCCGCTGCAGGCCGGCGCCGCGTTCCTCCCGCACACGCTGGCGATCATCGGCGGGACCCAGGTGACGACGCGCTGGCTGGGCGGGCGCGACCCGCGCGTCGTGATCGGCGCGTCGCTGGCGCTGTCGGCCGCGGGCTTCGTCCTGCTGGCGCTGGCCGACGAGGGCAGCGGCTACCTCGGCGGCGTCGCCGTGCCCGGCGTGCTGGTGATGTTCGGCGCGGGCGTCGCGTTCCCGCCGGTCATCGGCGCGGCGACGGCGGGCGTTCCGGCGGAGCTGCACGGCCTCGCCTCGGGCGTGTTGAACACCGCGCGGATGATGGGCGGCGCGCTCGGCCTCGCCGTCCTGGCGACGCTCGCGTCCTCGCGCACCGCGCACGTCGCGGGCGCCGGGCCGGCCGACGCGCACGCGCTCGTCGAGGGCTTCCAGGTCGCCTACCTCGTCGGGGCGGCGACGACGCTGCTGGCGGCCGCGCTCGCGTGGCTGCTGCCGAGCCCGCAGCGGATCGCGCAGGTCCACGCGCAGGCGCAGGGCGCCACGCGCGTCCCCGCGACCGCTACAGGATCGTCCTGA
- the aroF gene encoding 3-deoxy-7-phosphoheptulonate synthase, with the protein MMIVMTPQASQSEIDAVVARLETTGVHVRVMPGELTTAIGAIGDPEGVAELGLEGMRGVDRVVPISRPYKLASSELSDHAATTLDVAGRKVGGGTTFCLIAGPCTVETREQTLAVAHAVKAGGAAMLRGGAFKPRTSPFAFKGLGAPALEILAEAREETGLPIVTELLDSAHADVIAQYADVVQIGARNMQNYALLEVAGKLGKPVLLKRGLSSSLDELLMAADYVLKEGNEAVILCERGIRTFETATRFTLDLGAIPWLKLHTHLPVIVDPSHAAGDRRLVAPLSRAAAAVGADGIIVEVHQDPEHALCDGPQSMFASTFDAYARDVAAHAALLGKALS; encoded by the coding sequence ATGATGATCGTGATGACCCCGCAGGCCAGCCAGTCCGAGATCGACGCCGTCGTCGCGCGCCTGGAGACCACCGGCGTGCACGTCCGGGTGATGCCGGGCGAGCTGACGACCGCGATCGGCGCGATCGGCGATCCTGAGGGCGTCGCCGAGCTGGGCCTGGAGGGCATGCGCGGCGTGGATCGCGTCGTCCCGATCTCGCGCCCGTACAAGCTCGCGTCCTCGGAGCTCAGCGACCATGCGGCGACGACGCTCGACGTCGCCGGCCGCAAGGTCGGCGGCGGCACCACGTTCTGCCTCATCGCCGGCCCGTGCACGGTCGAGACGCGCGAGCAGACGCTCGCGGTCGCCCACGCGGTCAAGGCCGGCGGCGCAGCGATGCTGCGCGGCGGCGCGTTCAAGCCGCGCACGTCGCCGTTCGCCTTCAAGGGCCTCGGCGCGCCCGCGCTGGAGATCCTCGCCGAGGCGCGCGAGGAGACCGGCCTGCCGATCGTCACCGAGCTGCTGGACTCCGCGCACGCCGACGTCATCGCCCAGTACGCCGACGTCGTCCAGATCGGCGCGCGCAACATGCAGAACTACGCACTGCTCGAGGTCGCCGGCAAGCTCGGCAAGCCGGTCCTGCTCAAGCGCGGGCTGAGCAGCTCGCTGGACGAGCTCCTGATGGCCGCCGACTACGTGCTGAAGGAGGGCAACGAGGCCGTGATCCTGTGCGAGCGCGGCATCCGGACGTTCGAGACCGCGACGCGCTTCACGCTCGACCTCGGCGCGATCCCGTGGCTCAAGCTCCACACGCACCTGCCGGTGATCGTCGACCCGTCGCACGCCGCCGGCGACCGCCGCCTCGTCGCGCCGCTGTCGCGCGCCGCGGCCGCGGTCGGTGCCGACGGGATCATCGTCGAGGTCCACCAAGACCCCGAGCACGCGCTGTGCGACGGCCCGCAGTCGATGTTCGCCTCGACCTTCGACGCTTACGCGCGCGACGTCGCCGCGCACGCCGCCCTCCTGGGGAAGGCGCTGTCGTGA
- a CDS encoding acetyl-CoA C-acyltransferase, whose amino-acid sequence MPEAVIVDAVRTPVGRAFKGSLASLRPDETLAFVVDQLLERNPDVDPASVEELIAGCGLPQGLQANNIARIAVLLSGKLGQNTNGSTVSRYCASGLDAIRNAANAVVAGQGDVYIAGGVEFVSRYNAAQEAAHPEDQNENLQGKQPGQPDAYIAMGLTAENVADKYGVSREDQDRYAQRSQERAVAAQEAGVFDREIVPVTLADGTVVSKDDGPRASSTYEKLATLEPAFKPGGTVTAGNSCPLNDGAAAALIMSAEKAAELGLKPRARVITGATWGNEPEYMGVAPIGAIKKALDRAGMSASDIDITELNEAFAAQVLPIASEVGIDLDTLNPHGGAIALGHPFGMTGVRIMTTLLNDLETLDKQIGLETMCVAQGQGEALIVERLN is encoded by the coding sequence ATGCCCGAAGCCGTCATCGTCGACGCCGTCCGGACGCCCGTTGGCCGAGCCTTCAAGGGCTCGCTCGCCTCGCTGCGCCCCGACGAGACCCTCGCGTTCGTGGTCGACCAGCTCCTGGAGCGCAACCCGGACGTCGATCCTGCCTCCGTCGAGGAGCTCATCGCCGGCTGCGGCCTCCCGCAGGGGCTGCAGGCCAACAACATCGCCCGAATCGCGGTGCTGCTGAGCGGCAAGCTCGGCCAGAACACCAACGGCTCGACGGTCTCGCGCTACTGCGCGTCCGGCCTCGACGCCATCCGCAACGCCGCCAACGCGGTCGTCGCGGGCCAGGGTGACGTGTACATCGCCGGCGGCGTCGAGTTCGTCTCGCGCTACAACGCCGCGCAGGAGGCCGCGCACCCCGAGGACCAGAACGAGAACCTCCAGGGCAAGCAGCCCGGCCAGCCCGACGCGTACATCGCGATGGGCCTGACCGCCGAGAACGTCGCCGACAAGTACGGCGTCTCGCGCGAGGACCAGGACCGCTACGCCCAGCGCTCGCAGGAGCGCGCGGTCGCGGCCCAGGAGGCGGGCGTGTTCGACCGCGAGATCGTGCCGGTCACGCTCGCCGACGGCACCGTGGTGAGCAAGGACGACGGCCCCCGCGCCTCGTCGACCTACGAGAAGCTCGCGACGCTCGAGCCGGCCTTCAAGCCGGGCGGCACCGTGACGGCCGGCAACTCGTGCCCGCTCAACGACGGCGCCGCCGCCGCGCTGATCATGTCGGCCGAGAAGGCCGCCGAGCTCGGCCTCAAGCCGCGCGCTCGCGTCATCACCGGCGCCACGTGGGGCAACGAGCCCGAGTACATGGGCGTCGCGCCGATCGGGGCGATCAAGAAGGCGCTGGACCGCGCCGGCATGAGCGCGTCGGACATCGACATCACCGAGCTCAACGAGGCGTTCGCGGCGCAGGTGCTGCCGATCGCGTCGGAGGTCGGGATCGATCTCGACACGCTCAACCCGCACGGCGGCGCGATCGCGCTGGGCCACCCGTTCGGCATGACCGGCGTGCGCATCATGACCACGCTGCTCAACGACCTCGAGACGCTCGACAAGCAGATCGGCCTCGAGACCATGTGCGTCGCCCAGGGTCAGGGCGAGGCGCTCATCGTCGAGCGGCTCAACTAG
- a CDS encoding sensor histidine kinase, giving the protein MFWRIAKLPLTAQPWKDLAYISLGLVSGIFALTWLFVGPLLSLMLIITLIGIPKLYGDMWITRWWCDGERWRGALAGVPLERSRRVWAGDTFLRRLRSSVTDPMTWRELVWLILMFGIGLGSFLAGVTAFSIGLGFITLPAWGWSLPDEGVEMGFTHLTEMWQYVVFAVVAGPPTLVASAWVLRGSAWIQAKLAQVLLEDDAEERIVELQVSRAGAVDAAAVELRRIERDLHDGAQARLVALAMEIGMAREQIERDPAAAAQLLAGAHEDAKTALSELRDLARGIHPAILTDRGLDAAVSALAARCPVPCTVAIDLDRRLSAAVESAAYFTVAEALTNVAKHSEATRCEIAGTIDTGWLVVEVRDDGRGGVDEAVGTGIAGLRGRVEALDGRMRVTDRGAPDAGPSDPDGPGHGTILHVELPCGS; this is encoded by the coding sequence GTGTTCTGGCGCATCGCCAAGCTCCCGCTGACCGCCCAGCCCTGGAAGGACCTCGCGTACATCTCGCTGGGCCTGGTGTCCGGGATCTTCGCCCTGACGTGGCTGTTCGTCGGCCCGCTGCTGTCGTTGATGTTGATCATCACCTTGATCGGCATCCCGAAGCTGTACGGCGACATGTGGATCACGCGTTGGTGGTGCGACGGCGAGCGCTGGCGCGGCGCGCTGGCCGGCGTGCCGCTGGAGCGGTCGCGGCGCGTCTGGGCCGGCGACACGTTCCTGCGCCGGCTGCGCAGCTCGGTCACCGACCCGATGACGTGGCGCGAGCTGGTGTGGTTGATCCTGATGTTCGGGATCGGCCTGGGCTCCTTCCTCGCGGGCGTGACGGCGTTCAGCATCGGACTCGGGTTCATCACGCTGCCGGCGTGGGGCTGGTCGCTGCCCGACGAAGGCGTCGAGATGGGGTTCACGCACCTGACCGAGATGTGGCAGTACGTCGTCTTCGCGGTCGTCGCCGGACCGCCGACGCTGGTGGCCTCGGCGTGGGTCCTGCGCGGCAGCGCGTGGATCCAGGCGAAGCTCGCGCAGGTGCTGTTGGAGGACGACGCCGAGGAGCGGATCGTCGAGCTGCAGGTGTCGCGGGCCGGCGCGGTCGACGCGGCCGCCGTCGAGCTGCGGCGCATCGAGCGCGACCTGCACGACGGCGCGCAGGCGCGGCTGGTGGCGCTGGCGATGGAGATCGGGATGGCGCGCGAGCAGATCGAGCGCGACCCCGCGGCGGCGGCGCAGCTGCTGGCCGGCGCGCACGAGGACGCCAAGACCGCGCTGTCGGAGCTGCGCGACCTCGCCCGCGGGATCCACCCGGCGATCCTCACCGATCGCGGGTTGGACGCGGCGGTGAGCGCGCTCGCGGCGCGCTGCCCGGTGCCGTGCACGGTCGCGATCGACCTGGACCGCCGGCTCAGCGCGGCGGTCGAGTCCGCGGCCTACTTCACGGTCGCCGAGGCGCTGACCAACGTCGCCAAGCACAGCGAGGCGACGCGCTGCGAGATCGCGGGGACGATCGACACGGGGTGGTTGGTCGTCGAGGTGCGTGACGACGGCCGCGGCGGCGTCGACGAGGCCGTCGGGACCGGGATCGCCGGGCTGCGTGGGCGCGTCGAGGCGCTCGACGGCCGAATGCGCGTGACCGACCGCGGCGCGCCCGATGCTGGACCGAGTGATCCAGACGGGCCTGGACACGGCACCATCCTCCACGTGGAGCTGCCATGCGGATCGTGA
- a CDS encoding response regulator: MRIVIAEDLVLLRDGLVRLLTAHEHEVVAAVGDGPSLVAAVQEHRPDIAIVDVRLPPSQRDEGLRAALEARVLVPGTPVLVLSQYVEESYAAELLADGAGAVGYLLKDRVADPSDFVAQVARVAAGGTAIDQEVVSQLLARRRADDPLEELTPREREVLELMAQGLSNAAIAGKLVVTDGAVEKHVTNIFGKLGLHTAAGGNLRVLAVLAWLRASDPA, translated from the coding sequence ATGCGGATCGTGATCGCCGAGGACTTGGTGCTGCTGCGCGACGGGCTGGTGCGCCTGCTGACGGCGCACGAGCACGAGGTCGTCGCCGCCGTCGGCGACGGGCCGTCGCTGGTCGCGGCGGTCCAGGAGCACCGGCCGGACATCGCGATCGTCGACGTCCGGCTGCCGCCGTCGCAGCGCGACGAGGGCCTGCGCGCCGCTTTGGAAGCGCGGGTGCTGGTCCCCGGGACGCCGGTGCTGGTCCTGTCGCAGTACGTCGAGGAGTCCTACGCCGCCGAGCTGCTGGCCGACGGCGCCGGCGCGGTCGGCTACCTGCTGAAGGACCGCGTCGCGGACCCGTCGGACTTCGTCGCCCAGGTCGCCCGCGTCGCCGCGGGCGGCACCGCCATCGACCAGGAGGTGGTGTCGCAGTTGCTCGCCCGCCGCCGCGCCGACGACCCACTGGAAGAGCTGACCCCACGCGAGCGCGAGGTGCTGGAGCTGATGGCCCAGGGCCTGTCGAACGCGGCGATCGCCGGGAAGCTGGTGGTCACCGACGGCGCAGTCGAGAAGCACGTGACGAACATCTTCGGGAAGCTCGGGCTGCACACGGCGGCGGGCGGGAACCTGCGGGTGCTGGCGGTGCTCGCCTGGCTGCGGGCGTCGGATCCGGCTTAG
- a CDS encoding putative PEP-binding protein: MMRGVPASPGLAAGPARVSAAGAVDADARHGGDEAAERARAAAALAAAGAELEATASSLRAGAHGAEAEIVEAGALMALDPALSAEVDAGVGAGFTAAAAIVRATGKYADTIAALEDPNLAARADDVLSFGRRASRLATLDGAAPPSEIPAAGAIVVADDLGPADVADLQDVAAVALAGGGPTAHAAIVARSLGVPMVVGLGTDLLAIAGGTPLVVDGATGDVLVDPDRDLVHNARAQMAVAAARRRRQSADAALPAVTRDGVRVRVLTNAAGPAEVDVGLAAGAEGVGLLRTELAFLDSDSWPTRGQHAALLDAIDAPLVTVRLLDFGGDKTPPFLRGVPERGIALLLAHPDALAAQLDAIGGRIRAGRGAVRVLIPLIASADQVDAVRAALPAGAQVGAMVETPEAAGIAPALAQRCAFLSVGTNDLTNATLGTDRFNANASVAHHPRVLAEIRRAAQAAHAAGIPIEVCGEAASDPVAMPMLVGLGVDELSVGAARVGAVRAWVRALDAGQARDLAQRALRCVEPGAVADLVRAELGGRLDEAGEELGEPVDGGRRVGAVGP; the protein is encoded by the coding sequence ATGATGCGCGGCGTCCCGGCGTCGCCGGGGTTGGCGGCGGGGCCGGCGCGGGTTTCCGCCGCCGGCGCGGTCGACGCGGATGCGCGCCACGGCGGCGACGAGGCGGCCGAGCGGGCGCGCGCGGCCGCCGCGCTCGCGGCGGCCGGCGCCGAGTTGGAGGCGACCGCGTCGTCCTTGCGCGCGGGAGCTCATGGGGCCGAGGCCGAGATCGTCGAGGCCGGCGCGCTGATGGCGCTCGACCCGGCGCTGTCGGCCGAGGTCGACGCCGGCGTCGGCGCGGGCTTCACCGCCGCGGCCGCGATCGTCCGGGCGACCGGGAAGTACGCGGACACGATCGCGGCGCTGGAGGATCCGAACCTCGCGGCGCGCGCCGACGACGTGCTGTCCTTCGGCCGCCGGGCTTCGCGGCTGGCGACGCTCGACGGTGCGGCGCCGCCCTCCGAGATCCCCGCGGCCGGCGCGATCGTCGTCGCCGACGACCTCGGGCCGGCCGACGTCGCCGATCTCCAGGACGTCGCGGCGGTGGCGCTGGCCGGCGGTGGGCCGACGGCGCACGCGGCGATCGTCGCGCGGTCGCTGGGCGTGCCGATGGTGGTCGGGCTCGGCACCGACCTGCTCGCGATCGCCGGCGGCACGCCGCTCGTCGTCGACGGCGCGACGGGCGACGTCCTCGTCGACCCCGATCGCGACCTGGTGCACAACGCGCGGGCGCAGATGGCGGTCGCCGCCGCCCGGCGCCGGCGGCAGTCCGCGGACGCGGCGCTCCCGGCCGTCACGCGGGACGGCGTCAGGGTCCGGGTCCTCACCAACGCGGCAGGTCCCGCGGAGGTCGACGTCGGCCTTGCGGCCGGCGCCGAAGGTGTAGGCCTTCTCCGCACCGAGCTCGCGTTCCTCGACAGCGACAGCTGGCCGACCCGCGGCCAGCACGCCGCGCTGCTCGACGCCATCGACGCGCCGCTCGTCACCGTCCGCCTCCTCGACTTCGGCGGCGACAAGACCCCGCCCTTCCTGCGTGGCGTCCCCGAGCGCGGGATCGCGCTGCTGCTCGCCCACCCGGACGCGCTCGCCGCGCAGCTCGACGCCATCGGCGGGCGCATCCGCGCGGGCCGCGGCGCTGTCCGGGTCCTGATCCCGCTCATCGCGTCCGCCGACCAGGTCGACGCGGTGCGCGCCGCGCTGCCCGCGGGCGCGCAGGTCGGCGCGATGGTCGAGACGCCGGAGGCCGCGGGGATCGCGCCGGCGCTCGCGCAGCGGTGCGCGTTCCTGTCGGTCGGCACCAACGACCTCACCAACGCGACGCTCGGCACCGATCGCTTCAACGCCAACGCCTCGGTCGCCCACCACCCGCGCGTCCTGGCCGAGATCCGGCGCGCGGCGCAGGCGGCGCACGCCGCCGGCATCCCGATCGAGGTCTGCGGCGAGGCCGCGTCGGATCCGGTCGCGATGCCGATGCTCGTCGGCCTCGGCGTCGACGAGCTGAGCGTCGGCGCGGCGCGCGTCGGCGCGGTGCGCGCCTGGGTCCGCGCGCTCGATGCCGGGCAGGCCCGCGACCTCGCGCAGCGCGCGCTGCGGTGCGTGGAGCCCGGCGCGGTGGCCGACCTCGTGCGGGCGGAGCTAGGCGGGCGTCTCGACGAGGCCGGCGAGGAGCTCGGCGAGCCCGTCGACGGCGGCCGGCGCGTCGGGGCCGTCGGCCCGTAG
- a CDS encoding SRPBCC family protein, with protein MAYKLPPVDDTFFTSAPLVVPAVVDLDAPPARVWDALGSDAMWSWAPIIDQVVWLTPRPQTVGATRRLRLLRVNTIEEEFYRWDPDPPIRRATFRVTQQTRPLLNGLAEDFLLDPLDGGARTRLTWTMAIALRGVPAPPKALLPALVKGNAAAIGGIRTIL; from the coding sequence ATGGCCTACAAGCTGCCGCCGGTCGACGACACGTTCTTCACGAGCGCGCCGTTGGTCGTCCCGGCCGTCGTCGACCTCGACGCGCCGCCCGCCCGCGTGTGGGACGCGCTGGGGTCCGACGCGATGTGGTCATGGGCGCCGATCATCGACCAGGTGGTGTGGCTGACCCCGCGGCCGCAGACGGTGGGGGCGACCCGCCGTCTGCGGTTGTTGAGGGTCAACACGATCGAGGAGGAGTTCTACCGCTGGGATCCGGACCCGCCCATCCGCCGCGCGACCTTCCGCGTCACCCAGCAGACGCGCCCGTTGTTGAACGGGTTGGCCGAGGACTTCCTCCTGGACCCGCTGGACGGCGGGGCCCGGACGCGCCTGACGTGGACGATGGCCATCGCCCTGCGCGGCGTCCCGGCACCGCCCAAGGCGCTGCTCCCGGCGCTGGTCAAGGGCAACGCCGCGGCCATCGGCGGGATCAGGACGATCCTGTAG
- a CDS encoding HPr family phosphocarrier protein: MPASSETTATLPADVDLHARPAATFVRAAMAYDARVTISAGDREADAKSLLSVLGLGAKAGTTVALRADGPDAPAAVDGLAELLAGLVETPA, from the coding sequence ATGCCCGCAAGCTCTGAGACCACCGCCACGCTGCCCGCCGACGTCGACCTCCACGCCCGCCCGGCCGCCACGTTCGTCCGCGCCGCGATGGCGTATGACGCGCGGGTGACGATCAGCGCCGGCGACCGCGAGGCGGACGCCAAGAGCTTGTTGTCCGTGTTGGGTCTGGGCGCCAAGGCGGGGACCACCGTCGCGCTACGGGCCGACGGCCCCGACGCGCCGGCCGCCGTCGACGGGCTCGCCGAGCTCCTCGCCGGCCTCGTCGAGACGCCCGCCTAG